In Sorghum bicolor cultivar BTx623 chromosome 10, Sorghum_bicolor_NCBIv3, whole genome shotgun sequence, one genomic interval encodes:
- the LOC8065612 gene encoding uncharacterized protein LOC8065612 encodes MENSPPPAPAAAAHQATRHDPVHRPEDPAPMRPPSPPRPPVAFPTLDSLAAFLRPRLPPGALASWGAVPGTKTLSNLFLELAVGDCALHAPADADPPPAAPRVVRAVHVATVRIRNSRGARLVETRQLLSDGTVRRRGPRPLSEKMRPGESPEAAAARAVREELGARARVRILGGDGARVEERESASYPGLPARYVLHAVDAEVVDGLPEDGEFETEETGEDDGDAGAITVKRHYWDWIDDDDDGDSERKEVAASGARAH; translated from the coding sequence ATGGAGAATTCCCCaccaccagcaccagcagcgGCAGCGCACCAGGCGACGCGGCACGATCCCGTCCACCGCCCAGAGGACCCCGCGCCGATgcggccgccgtcgccgccgcgcccGCCTGTCGCGTTCCCGACGCTGGACTCTCTGGCGGCGTTCCTCCGGCCGCGGCTCCCTCCGGGGGCGCTTGCGTCCTGGGGCGCCGTGCCGGGGACCAAGACCCTGTCGAACCTGTTCCTGGAGCTCGCCGTGGGCGACTGCGCGCTGCACGCCCCCGCCGACGCGGACCCACCGCCAGCGGCACCGCGGGTGGTCCGCGCCGTGCACGTGGCCACGGTCCGCATCCGCAACAGCCGCGGCGCGCGCCTCGTGGAGACCCGGCAGCTGCTCTCCGACGGCACGGTACGGCGGCGCGGCCCGCGGCCGCTGTCCGAGAAGATGCGGCCCGGAGAGTCCCCCGAGGCCGCCGCGGCGCGCGCCGTCCGGGAGGAGCtcggcgcccgcgcccgcgtccgGATCCTCGGCGGGGACGGCGCGCGCGTGGAGGAGCGGGAGTCCGCGTCCTACCCGGGCCTCCCTGCCCGCTACGTGCTCCACGCGGTCGACGCCGAGGTGGTGGACGGCCTGCCCGAGGATGGAGAATTCGAGACCGAGGAGACCGGCGAGGACGACGGGGACGCCGGCGCCATCACCGTGAAGCGCCACTACTGGGATtggatcgacgacgacgacgacggtgatAGTGAGCGCAAGGAGGTTGCTGCGTCCGGCGCGCGCGCGCACTGA
- the LOC8065613 gene encoding lysophospholipid acyltransferase LPEAT2 isoform X1, with protein MASTSPTPASLSTPLLSDSIAPAANGHATNHRHSHHHDDSDGAAAAASVCCDDGGDPFAFLAEDRPPRDRGAPSPADPFRNGTPAWGGGAYAWARTLLLLPVAAVRLVLFGLAIAIGYAATWVALRGWANTHGRPREGGGPMPAWRRRLMWITRISARCILFSFGYHWIRKKGRPAPRELAPIVVSNHISYIEPIFFFYELFPTIVSSESHDALPFVGTIIRAMQVIYVDRFSPASRKAAVNEIKRKAACNSFPRVLLFPEGTTTNGRFLISFQHGAFIPGYPVQPVVVRYPHVHFDQSWGNISLLKLMFKMFTQFHNFMEVEYLPVVYPPEIKQENALHFAEDTSYAMARALNVLPTSYSYGDSMIMARAVEAGKVNCSNYMVEMAWVKDIYGVSTAEAMELLEHFLAMNPDNDGRVKAEDFWAHFGLDCSPLCKKIFHYFDLGIKESITFRQFLVGCAHLRKQPLFQGSCETAFEKCRDPETSEISRAQLADILRSSMLLPSDDKMVELFKTFDIDGDEKISRDDFMTCLGRFPFLIAFFAARINGEVYIEIV; from the exons ATGGCCTCTACAAGCCCTACCCCCGCCTCCCTCTCCACGCCCTTGCTCTCCGACTCCATCGCGCCCGCCGCCAACGGGCACGCCACAAACCACCGACACTCCCACCACCACGACGACAgcgacggcgcggcggcggcggcctccgtGTGCTGCGACGACGGTGGAGACCCGTTCGCGTTCCTCGCGGAGGACCGGCCGCCGCGGGACCGGGGGGCGCCGTCCCCCGCCGACCCGTTCCGCAACGGCACGCCGGCGTGGGGCGGCGGCGCGTACGCGTGGGCGAGGACGCTGCTGCTCCTTCCCGTTGCGGCGGTCCGGCTGGTCCTGTTTGGGCTCGCCATCGCGATCGGGTACGCGGCCACGTGGGTGGCTCTCCGCGGCTGGGCCAACACGCACGGCAGGCCCCGGGAGGGCGGCGGGCCTATGCCGGCGTGGCGCCGCCGGCTCATGTGGATCACGCGGATCTCCGCCCGCTGCATCCTCTTCTCATTCGG GTACCACTGGATCAGAAAGAAAGGAAGGCCCGCTCCTAGGGAACTCGCACCTATTGTTGTTTCCAATCATATCTCGTACATAGAACCCatattcttcttctatgaattgTTCCCAACCATTGTTTCGTCCGAGTCTCATGATGCCCTACCATTTGTTGGAACAATTATTCGAGCGATGCAG GTTATATATGTTGATAGATTCTCACCAGCTTCTCGGAAGGCTGCTGTAAATGAAATAAAG AGAAAGGCAGCTTGCAATAGCTTCCCGCGGGTCCTGTTATTCCCTGAAGGCACCACAACAAATGGGAGATTCCTGATTTCGTTCCAACATGGCGCATTCATACCTGGCTACCCTGTTCAACCAGTTGTTGTTCGTTATCCACATGTGCACTTTGATCAATCATG GGGGAATATATCATTATTAAAGCTCATGTTTAAGATGTTCACCCAGTTTCATAATTTCATGGAG GTAGAGTACCTTCCTGTTGTCTACCCTCCTGAGATCAAGCAAGAGAATGCCCTTCATTTTGCGGAGGAT ACCAGCTATGCTATGGCTCGCGCCCTCAATGTCTTGCCGACTTCCTATTCATATGGTGATTCTATGATTATGGCACGAGCAGTAGAAGCTGGAAAG GTGAACTGCTCAAATTACATGGTAGAAATGGCTTGGGTTAAAGAT ATTTATGGTGTAAGCACAGCAGAAGCAATGGAACTATTGGAACATTTCCTGGCTATGAATCCAGATAATGA TGGACGTGTGAAAGCAGAAGATTTTTGGGCTCATTTTGGCCTGGATTGCAGTCCTCTATGCAAGAAG ATATTTCACTACTTTGATCTAGGCATCAAGGAATCGATTACGTTCCGTCAG TTCTTGGTTGGGTGCGCGCACCTGAGGAAGCAGCCATTGTTCCAGGGTTCCTGCGAGACCGCCTTTGAGAAGTGCCGGGATCCTGAAACATCTGAGATCTCCAGGGCACAGCTAGCTGATATCCTGCGGTCAAGCATGCTGCTGCCGTCTGATGATAAG ATGGTGGAGCTGTTCAAGACGTTCGACATAGATGGTGACGAAAAGATAAGCAGGGACGACTTCATGACGTGTCTTGGGAGGTTCCCGTTTCTGATTGCGTTCTTTGCAGCCCGGATCAATGGGGAAGTGTACATCGAGATAGTCTGA
- the LOC8065613 gene encoding lysophospholipid acyltransferase LPEAT2 isoform X2: protein MASTSPTPASLSTPLLSDSIAPAANGHATNHRHSHHHDDSDGAAAAASVCCDDGGDPFAFLAEDRPPRDRGAPSPADPFRNGTPAWGGGAYAWARTLLLLPVAAVRLVLFGLAIAIGYAATWVALRGWANTHGRPREGGGPMPAWRRRLMWITRISARCILFSFGYHWIRKKGRPAPRELAPIVVSNHISYIEPIFFFYELFPTIVSSESHDALPFVGTIIRAMQVIYVDRFSPASRKAAVNEIKRKAACNSFPRVLLFPEGTTTNGRFLISFQHGAFIPGYPVQPVVVRYPHVHFDQSWGNISLLKLMFKMFTQFHNFMEVEYLPVVYPPEIKQENALHFAEDTSYAMARALNVLPTSYSYGDSMIMARAVEAGKIYGVSTAEAMELLEHFLAMNPDNDGRVKAEDFWAHFGLDCSPLCKKIFHYFDLGIKESITFRQFLVGCAHLRKQPLFQGSCETAFEKCRDPETSEISRAQLADILRSSMLLPSDDKMVELFKTFDIDGDEKISRDDFMTCLGRFPFLIAFFAARINGEVYIEIV from the exons ATGGCCTCTACAAGCCCTACCCCCGCCTCCCTCTCCACGCCCTTGCTCTCCGACTCCATCGCGCCCGCCGCCAACGGGCACGCCACAAACCACCGACACTCCCACCACCACGACGACAgcgacggcgcggcggcggcggcctccgtGTGCTGCGACGACGGTGGAGACCCGTTCGCGTTCCTCGCGGAGGACCGGCCGCCGCGGGACCGGGGGGCGCCGTCCCCCGCCGACCCGTTCCGCAACGGCACGCCGGCGTGGGGCGGCGGCGCGTACGCGTGGGCGAGGACGCTGCTGCTCCTTCCCGTTGCGGCGGTCCGGCTGGTCCTGTTTGGGCTCGCCATCGCGATCGGGTACGCGGCCACGTGGGTGGCTCTCCGCGGCTGGGCCAACACGCACGGCAGGCCCCGGGAGGGCGGCGGGCCTATGCCGGCGTGGCGCCGCCGGCTCATGTGGATCACGCGGATCTCCGCCCGCTGCATCCTCTTCTCATTCGG GTACCACTGGATCAGAAAGAAAGGAAGGCCCGCTCCTAGGGAACTCGCACCTATTGTTGTTTCCAATCATATCTCGTACATAGAACCCatattcttcttctatgaattgTTCCCAACCATTGTTTCGTCCGAGTCTCATGATGCCCTACCATTTGTTGGAACAATTATTCGAGCGATGCAG GTTATATATGTTGATAGATTCTCACCAGCTTCTCGGAAGGCTGCTGTAAATGAAATAAAG AGAAAGGCAGCTTGCAATAGCTTCCCGCGGGTCCTGTTATTCCCTGAAGGCACCACAACAAATGGGAGATTCCTGATTTCGTTCCAACATGGCGCATTCATACCTGGCTACCCTGTTCAACCAGTTGTTGTTCGTTATCCACATGTGCACTTTGATCAATCATG GGGGAATATATCATTATTAAAGCTCATGTTTAAGATGTTCACCCAGTTTCATAATTTCATGGAG GTAGAGTACCTTCCTGTTGTCTACCCTCCTGAGATCAAGCAAGAGAATGCCCTTCATTTTGCGGAGGAT ACCAGCTATGCTATGGCTCGCGCCCTCAATGTCTTGCCGACTTCCTATTCATATGGTGATTCTATGATTATGGCACGAGCAGTAGAAGCTGGAAAG ATTTATGGTGTAAGCACAGCAGAAGCAATGGAACTATTGGAACATTTCCTGGCTATGAATCCAGATAATGA TGGACGTGTGAAAGCAGAAGATTTTTGGGCTCATTTTGGCCTGGATTGCAGTCCTCTATGCAAGAAG ATATTTCACTACTTTGATCTAGGCATCAAGGAATCGATTACGTTCCGTCAG TTCTTGGTTGGGTGCGCGCACCTGAGGAAGCAGCCATTGTTCCAGGGTTCCTGCGAGACCGCCTTTGAGAAGTGCCGGGATCCTGAAACATCTGAGATCTCCAGGGCACAGCTAGCTGATATCCTGCGGTCAAGCATGCTGCTGCCGTCTGATGATAAG ATGGTGGAGCTGTTCAAGACGTTCGACATAGATGGTGACGAAAAGATAAGCAGGGACGACTTCATGACGTGTCTTGGGAGGTTCCCGTTTCTGATTGCGTTCTTTGCAGCCCGGATCAATGGGGAAGTGTACATCGAGATAGTCTGA
- the LOC8064980 gene encoding protein kri1 — MGKGKKSKEKEMEKKPVDILAGSDEDSDGGEDLSKVQINEEYARRFEHNKRREALQRLEERRKQGLVPASDDGESDSESESTEEEDEEAAIASRLVDRRVFEVIRRIRSGDPRILDKDAKVYSESEEEEGGEEGEDAEKEEESKQGKKKTKKEKPLYLKDVNARHLLEEGPEFAAQASRSSSKFERIAYDEQQKKGLEAFLEAQKEVLGDDDDDNLFQVKPKVRAGADDEVEEDEEEKQTKELAGEVFGNDEELDENEKFLKEFFLKRPYLEAEKRKSYLDDIQELSDDEEELEIQEEYEHGYNYRHEEAMASGAVVADRVMGHSRVVEGSVRKKESSRKQQRKSKEERMARIKQQQAEELKHLKNLKKKEIAVKLERIRMIAGIEGDAACKLGADDLEEDFDPEDYDKKMQEMFDDSYYDADDVDPEFGSGVEMDLEKPDFDKEDELLGLPKGWASDQSKEESTAADAKGAKGKISLKDKVELEKEMEEYYKLDYEDTIGDIKTRFKYKQVKPNSFGLSACDILTSDDKDLNQYVSIKKLAPYREDEWKVTHHKMQSKDLILGGQKEGKKDKSVKKSRSEEGGPSSSKTEKDRLTNGQESTDDKKKTTRSERRKRRNADLKISDDRLAAFGKTNSKRHKSH, encoded by the coding sequence ATGGGGAAGGGGAAGAAGTCGAAGGAGAAGGAGATGGAGAAGAAACCGGTGGACATCCTCGCGGGGTCCGACGAGGACTCCGATGGCGGGGAGGATCTCTCCAAGGTCCAGATCAACGAGGAGTACGCGCGCCGCTTCGAGCACAACAAGCGGCGGGAGGCGCTGCAGCGCCTCGAGGAGCGCAGGAAGCAGGGCCTCGTCCCCGCCTCTGACGACGGCGAGTCGGATTCCGAGTCCGAGTCGactgaggaggaggacgaggaggccGCCATTGCCTCGCGCCTCGTCGACCGCCGCGTGTTCGAGGTGATCCGCCGCATCCGCAGCGGCGACCCCCGCATCCTAGACAAGGACGCCAAGGTCTACTCGGAGTCAGAGGAGGAAGAGGGCGGCGAAGAAGGTGAGGACGCCGAGAAGGAAGAAGAGTCCAAGCAGGGGAAGAAAAAGACCAAGAAGGAGAAGCCTCTATACCTCAAGGACGTCAATGCCCGCCACCTGCTCGAGGAGGGCCCGGAGTTCGCAGCGCAGGCCAGCCGGAGCAGCAGCAAGTTCGAGAGGATCGCCTATGATGAGCAGCAGAAGAAGGGTTTGGAGGCTTTCCTTGAGGCACAGAAAGAAGTATtaggagacgacgacgacgacaattTGTTCCAGGTGAAGCCCAAGGTTAGAGCAGGGGCTGATGATGAagtggaggaggatgaggaggagaaGCAGACCAAGGAGCTTGCTGGTGAGGTCTTTGGGAACGATGAGGAGCTGGATGAGAATGAGAAGTTCTTGAAGGAATTTTTCCTTAAGAGGCCGTACCTTGAGGCAGAGAAGAGGAAGTCCTATCTGGATGATATCCAGGAATTgtcagatgatgaagaagagctCGAGATTCAGGAAGAATATGAGCATGGTTATAATTACCGGCATGAGGAGGCCATGGCATCAGGGGCAGTGGTGGCGGACCGGGTAATGGGACATTCAAGGGTTGTTGAAGGGTCAGTAAGGAAGAAGGAGAGCAGCAGGAAGCAGCAGCGCAAGAGCAAAGAGGAGCGGATGGCTCGTATTAAGCAACAGCAGGCAGAGGAGCTGAAGCAtctcaagaatttgaagaaGAAAGAGATTGCAGTGAAGCTTGAGAGGATCCGAATGATCGCTGGGATTGAAGGCGATGCTGCATGTAAGCTTGGTGCTGATGACTTGGAGGAGGATTTTGATCCAGAGGATTATGACAAGAAAATGCAGGAGATGTTTGATGACAGTTACTATGAtgctgatgatgttgatcctgaGTTTGGAAGTGGTGTGGAGATGGATCTGGAGAAGCCGGATTTTGACAAAGAAGACGAATTGCTCGGGCTTCCTAAGGGATGGGCTAGTGACCAGTCAAAAGAAGAGTCTACTGCCGCTGATGCGAAAGGTGCAAAAGGGAAGATCTCTCTCAAAGACAAGGTGGAGCTTGAGAAAGAGATGGAGGAGTACTACAAGTTagactatgaggacactattgGAGATATCAAGACTCGGTTCAAGTATAAACAGGTTAAGCCCAACAGTTTTGGTCTGAGTGCCTGTGATATATTGACATCAGATGACAAGGATTTGAACCAGTATGTTTCCATTAAGAAGCTAGCTCCTTACAGAGAGGATGAATGGAAGGTTACGCATCATAAGATGCAGAGCAAGGATTTGATCCTTGGAGGCCAGAAGGAAGGGAAGAAGGACAAATCTGTCAAGAAATCTAGGTCTGAGGAAGGCGGCCCTAGTTCTTCAAAAACAGAGAAAGACAGGCTGACAAATGGGCAAGAGTCAACAGATGACAAGAAAAAGACTACCCGAAGTGAGCGAAGGAAGCGTCGTAATGCTGACCTAAAGATATCCGATGATCGATTAGCGGCATTTGGAAAGACAAATTCGAAGCGTCACAAGAGCCATTGA
- the LOC8064981 gene encoding uncharacterized TPR repeat-containing protein At1g05150 has product MALSASAGRGSRAEKVRTETGTAGFDTNGDGGLDRNEMAALVVAVNPWFKFSEDQISAILDEVFRTYAEFILPDGRGLSLPGLLRTYDDGAGDVDRDFLALSLPAVDSDASSPEIAAGDAAALSSPPSGAAAAASLLDDHAKPLGAGGALPSVGSRAAAAAPAWATSPNHGIAFDSSWGLLDDLEILVKRLRSKQLWKGSVDGSGGAGNNNFDSFFEAGWSREISSAADSASTAAPWDETSRDYLTFVKELAVLRTRADASRSREEAFDNHMVIGRAQMWPSRPLTSF; this is encoded by the coding sequence ATGGCGCTGTCCGCGTCGGCCGGCCGGGGGTCGCGCGCGGAGAAGGTGAGGACCGAAACGGGGACGGCGGGCTTCGACACCAACGGGGACGGCGGGCTGGACCGCAACGAGATGGCCGCGCTCGTCGTCGCCGTCAACCCGTGGTTCAAGTTCAGCGAGGACCAGATCTCCGCCATCCTCGACGAGGTGTTCCGCACCTACGCCGAGTTCATCCTCCCCGACGGCAGGGGCCTCTCCCTGCCGGGGCTGCTCCGCACCTACGACGACGGTGCCGGGGACGTCGACCGCGACTTCCTCGCGCTCTCCCTGCCCGCCGTCGACTCTGACGCCTCATCCCCGGAGATCGCCGCGGGGGACGCTGCCGCCCTCTCCTCCCCGCCCTCCGGAGCTGCCGCCGCAGCGTCGCTGCTCGacgaccacgccaagccgctcggcgccggcggcgcTCTGCCGTCGGTCGGCTCccgcgccgcggccgccgcgccggCGTGGGCGACCTCCCCCAACCACGGCATCGCCTTCGACTCCTCATGGGGGCTCCTCGACGACCTGGAGATACTCGTCAAGCGCCTCCGCTCAAAGCAGCTGTGGAAGGGCTCCGTCGACGGAAGCGGCGGCGCCGGCAACAACAACTTCGACTCCTTCTTCGAGGCCGGGTGGTCCAGGGAGATCTCCAGCGCGGCGGATTCAGCATCCACCGCTGCTCCGTGGGACGAGACGAGCCGCGACTACCTCACCTTCGTCAAGGAACTCGCCGTGCTCCGCACGCGCGCCGACGCCTCCCGCTCGCGCGAGGAGGCCTTCGACAACCACATGGTCATCGGTCGGGCGCAGATGTGGCCATCGAGGCCGCTGACATCGTTCTGA